The sequence below is a genomic window from Anaerocolumna chitinilytica.
AAAACTTCTATTGCACAAAAGAAACCGGATGGTGGGAGGGCAATCCCGATAAAACCACAAATTCAGGAGGTATGCTATAATGGCAAAGAAAGTTACAGGATATATTAAATTACAGATTCCCGCTGCAAAGGCAACACCCGCACCGCCTGTTGGACCTGCTTTAGGTCAGCACGGTGTTAATATTGTGCAGTTTACAAAGGAATTCAATGCTAGAACCGCAGATCAGGAAGGAATGATTATTCCTGTTGTTATCACTGTATATGCAGACAGAAGCTTTAGCTTCATCACAAAGACTCCTCCGGCTGCTATTCTTTTAAAGAAAGCTTGCAACTTAAAATCTGGCTCTGCAGTTCCTAACAAGACTAAGGTTGCTACAATAACCAAAGCCGAAGTAAGAAAGATTGCAGAATTAAAGATGCCTGATTTAAATGCTGCAAACATTGATACAGCTACGAGTATGATAGCTGGTACTGCAAGAAGTATGGGAATTACCGTAGTTGACTAATTTTTAATAAAATGTGGGAGGGTAATGGTTGCCTTGGCATACCATGAATAGGAATCCGGTCTTTGACAGAAAGAGATTCTTTAAGCTCCCGATAATACCACTAGGAGGTTAATGCAATGAAAAGAGGAAAGAAATACGCAGAAGCTGCAAAGCTTATCGACAGAGCTGTTTTTTACGATGCAGATGCTGCTATCGGCTTAGTTAAGAAAACAGCTGTTGCTAAATTTGATGAAACAGTAGAGGCTCATATTAGACTTGGTGTTGACGGACGTCACGCTGATCAGCAAGTTCGTGGTGCAGTAGTACTTCCCCACGGAACAGGTAAAACAGTTAAAGTTTTAGTATTTGCAAAGGGTGATAAGCTTGCAGAAGCTGAAGCAGCTGGCGCAGATCATGTAGGCGGAGAAGAATTAGTGCCTAAGATTCAGAATGAAGGCTGGATTGACTTTGACGTAGTTGTTGCTACACCTGATATGATGGGTGTTGTAGGTCGTTTAGGACGTGTACTCGGACCTAAGGGCTTAATGCCTAACCCCAAAGCCGGAACTGTTACTATGGATGTAGCAAAGGCTGTTAAGGAAATCAAAGCCGGTAAGATCGAATACAGATTAGACAAAACAAATATCATTCACGTGCCGTTGGGAAAAGCTTCATTTAGCGAAGATCAATTAGCGGACAACTTCCAGACGCTTATTGGCGCAATCAATAAAGCAAAACCTTCTGCTGCAAAGGGACAGTATTTAAAGAGCGTTACACTTTCTTCCACAATGGGACCTGGTGTAAAATTAAACACTGCAAAACTTGCTCAGTAATCTTTTGAAAAAGATTTTGTTTTATGGTTGACACCATAATAGATTAATGTTATAATTTTAAAGCTGTGGAAATTACTAATATATTTTCCACTGCAGAAATTGCATTTTAATTTCTGCCGTAGAAATTGTACTTTATTTCTACTAAGCTGCCTAAGACAGTAGGTGCCGTAAGGCATAAGGAGAAAACGCCTACCCAGGGATGAGTTTACTAGCTAAGCTCAATGAGTTTGATAAACAAACTCACATTCATTAAGAAACTTATTGAATCCCTTACTGTCTTGCAGTAAGGGATTTTTTAAAATCTATAAGGAGGTGTACCAGAATGGCAAAAGTAGAATTAAAACAACCTATTGTTGAAGAGATTAAGGGATACGTTGATCAGGCAAAGGCAATCGTTGCTGTTGACTATCGTGGTCTTACGGTAGAAGAAGATACAAAACTTCGTAAACAGTTAAGAGAAGCTGGCGTTGTATATAAAGTATACAAAAATACTTTGTTAAAGCGTGCATTTGAAGGAACTGTATATGAGAGCCTTGTAAAACACTTAGAAGGACCTACTGCAGTAGCTTTCGGAATTGAAGATGCTACCGCTCCTGCAAGAATCATCAATGATAATATTAAGACTTCTCCTAAGTTAGAGTTCAAAGCAGGTGTTGTTGATGGAAGCTATTATGATGAAAAAGGCATCCAGGTTATCGCAACAATTCCTTCAAGAGAAGTACTTATTTCCAAGTTACTTGGAAGCTTACAGTCACCTGTTACCAATCTTGCTCGTGTTCTTAAGCAAATCGCTGAGAAACAGTCAGAAGTAGCATAGTAACTAAGAGCGAAACAGTTACGAAATTTTAATCCGTACAAATAAATTATTCAATGGAGGTATTTGAAATGACAACTCAAGAGTTTATCGAAGCTATTAAGAGCTTAACAGTATTAGAATTAAATGATTTAGTAAAAGCATGTGAAGAAGAATTCGGTGTATCCGCAGCAGCAGGTGTTGTAGTTGCTGGTCCTGCAGCAGCAGCTGAAGTAGAAGAGAAGACAGAATTTGACGTTGAATTAACAGATTGCGGCCCTAACAAAGTTAAGGTTATCAAAGTAGTTCGTGAAATCACAGGCTTAGGCTTAAAAGAAGCTAAAGATCTTGTAGATGGCGCTCCTAAGATGTTAAAAGAAGCAGCATCCAAAGATGAAGCTGCTGATATCAAGGCTAAACTTGAAGCTGAAGGTGCTAAAGTTACAGTTAAATAATTTAACTTTAACAGTAAAGGTCTGTCCTGAGTATCAATGGGACAGACCTTTTTTGTGCAATATGTAATATTGATACATAGCAGCTTTACCTCCGGTTTATCCTAAGCATCCTGAATATTGCAATGAGATAGAAGATTACAGTGAATGATATCTCCTTAAAAAGAATTCAGGGGGTAGTGGTATAGACTGCCTTATTTTGGGAATAAACTATAGATAGCGGATTTTTCGGTTAAAGGAATAGAAAAAGATGAAAAAAGGACAAAAACATATTGACAACTTGACATTCCTGTGATAGTATGAAAGATGCACTATTGTGCGAAGATATGCCTACAATATCTATTATAGCACATCTCCGTATAAAAGAAAAGTAGTTTAAACAAATTATTCTAGAATGTTTCTGGAAATAAAAATAAAATTCAAGGGGTGAAAACGTCAATGGATAAAAACAGGATACGTCCAATCAAAGTTGGAAACGGCGTAAGAATGAGCTATTCTAGGCAAAAAGAAGTACTGGAAATGCCAAATCTGATTGAAGTTCAAAAAGATTCCTATCAGTGGTTTTTAGATGAAGGACTGAAGGAAGTTTTTGAAGATATCTCTCCAATTGAAGATTACAGTGGGCATTTAAGCTTAGAATTTGTAGATTTTGCGTTGTGCGAAGATGATGTAAAATATTCAATTGAAGAGTGCAAGGAAAGAGATGCAACCTATGCAGCTCCTTTAAAGGTGAAAGTCAGACTTCACAACAAAGAGAACGATGAGATCAATGAGCACGATATTTTTATGGGTGACTTGCCTTTAATGACGGAAACCGGAACCTTCGTAATAAACGGAGCAGAAAGAGTTATCGTTAGCCAGTTGGTACGTTCCCCCGGAATTTACTTTGCCATCGGACATGACAAAATCGGTAAGAGATTGTTTTCTTCTACTGTTATTCCTAACAGAGGAGCATGGTTAGAGTATGAAACAGATTCAAACGATGTTTTTTATGTTCGTGTGGATCGTAACAGAAAGGTTCCCATTACTGTATTAATCCGTGCCTTAGGTATCGGCAGCAATATAGAGATTCAGGAGCTTTTCGGAGAAGAACCGAAGATTTTAGCAAGTATAACAAAGGATCCATCTGATAATTATCAGGATGGTTTACTTGAGTTGTATAAAAAGCTGCGTCCCGGCGAACCGCTTTCTGTAGAAAGTGCGGAATCTTTAATCAACAGTATGTTTTTTGACCCCAGAAGATATGATCTTGCAAAAGTAGGTAGATTCAAATTCAACAAAAAACTTGCGCTTAAGAACAGGGTAATAGGTTGTACTCTGGCTGAGGATGTTGTAAATAAAGAGACCGGTGAGATTATTGCAGAAGCTGGTACAGTTATATCAGAAGATCTTGCAGTTGAGATTCAGAATGCTGCTGTTCGCTCTATAATGGTACAAGCGGAGGAAAGAAATGTCAAGGTTCTCTCCAGTTTAATGGTTGACTTGAATTATTATCTGGATGTGGATAAGAAAGAATTGGGCATAACAGAGGAAGTTTATTACCCGGCTCTGAAGAACATCTTGGATGAATATAAGAATATAGAGGATATTAAGACTGCTATTAAGAGAAATATAGCTGAATTGATTCCTAAACATATAACAAAAGATGATATTATAGCATCTATTAACTATAATATTCATTTGGAATACGGCATTGGTGGTTCTGATGATATTGACCACTTAGGTAACAGAAGAATCCGTGCAGTGGGCGAATTATTACAGAACCAATACCGTATCGGTCTTTCCAGAATGGAACGTGTGGTTAGAGAAAGAATGACTACACAGGATTTAGAAGGCGTTAGCCCTCAGTCCTTAATTAATATCAAACCGGTTACAGCTGCTGTAAAAGAATTCTTTGGAAGTTCTCAGCTGTCACAGTTCATGGATCAGCACAATCCTCTTGGTGAGCTGACTCATAAAAGACGTCTTTCAGCCTTAGGACCTGGCGGTTTGTCCCGTGATCGTGCCGGATTCGAGGTTCGAGATGTTCACTATTCCCATTATGGCAGAATGTGCCCTGTAGAAACACCCGAAGGTCCTAACATCGGTCTTATTAACTCCCTTGCTTCTTATGCAAGGATTAATGAGTATGGATTCATTGAGGCACCTTACCGTAAAGTGGATAAAACAGACCCTAAGAACCCTAGAGTTACCGATGAAGTAGTATATCTTACTGCTGATGAAGAAGATAAATATGTAGTAGCACAGGCAAATGAACCTTTGGATGAAAACGGATATTTTACAGACAGTAATATATCAGGCCGTTTTAGAGAGGAAACTCTGGAATATCCGAAGTCAAGAATTGATTTAATGGACGTATCTCCTAAGATGGTATTTTCTGTGGCTACCGCTATGATTCCTTTCCTTGAAAATGATGATGCTAACCGTGCCCTCATGGGTTCTAACATGCAGCGTCAGGCGGTTCCTCTATTAATTACCGAATCCCCTGTTGTTGGTACCGGTATTGAATTAAAGGCCGCAGTTGACTCCGGTGTATGCGTAGTATCCGAAAAAGCCGGCGTTGTTGAAAAGTCCACTTCAAAGGAAATCATAATCAAGAACAGCGACGGAACTAAGAGTAATTACAAATTGTTAAAATTTGCAAGAAGTAACCAGGGAACCTGTATTAATCAGAGACCTATCGTTGTAAAGGGTGATAAGATTGATGCCGGCCAGGTTATAGCAGATGGTCCTTCTACCTCCAATGGTGAATTAGCATTAGGTAAGAATCCTCTTATCGGATTTATGACCTGGGAAGGTTATAACTACGAAGATGCTGTTCTTTTAAGTGAAAGACTTGTTCAGGAGGATGTTTATACATCCGTTCATATAGAAGAATACGAAGCAGAGTCCAGAGACACCAAGTTGGGACCGGAAGAAATTACAAGAGATGTTCCCGGTGTTGGTGACGATGCCTTAAAAGACCTTGATGAACGAGGTATTATAAGAATCGGTGCTGAAGTACGTGCCGGAGATATTCTGGTAGGTAAGGTAACACCAAAGGGTGAGACCGAACTTACAGCAGAAGAGAGACTTCTTCGTGCAATTTTCGGCGAGAAGGCACGAGAAGTAAGAGATACATCCCTTCGTGTGCCTCATGGCGAATATGGTATTATCGTAGATGCCAAAGTGTTTACAAGAGAAAACGGTGATGAACTCTCTCCCGGAGTGAATCAGACTGTTAGAGTATATATTGCCCAGAAAAGAAAGATTCAAGTCGGAGATAAGATGGCTGGTCGACATGGTAACAAGGGTGTTGTATCCCGTGTATTACCGGCAGAAGATATGCCTTTCTTACCGAACGGCAGACCTCTTGATATCGTGCTTAATCCGCTGGGTGTGCCTTCCCGTATGAATATCGGTCAGGTACTTGAAATCCACTTAAGCCTTGCATCAAAAGTACTTGGATTTAAGGTAGCAACACCTGTATTTGATGGTGCCAACGAGTATGACATTATGGATACTCTGGAACTTGCCAATGATTATGTTAATACAGAGTGGGATGAATTCTATAACAAGTATAAAGAAGTTCTTGATCCGGAAGTTATGGATTATTTAGAGAACAATAAAGCATATAGAGATCAATGGAAGGGTGTTCCCATTAACAGAGACGGTAAAGTAAGACTCCGTGATGGAAGAACCGGTGAGTATTTTGATGGAGCTGTAACCGTAGGTTTCATGCACTACTTAAAACTTCACCATCTTGTAGATGATAAGATTCATGCACGTTCTACA
It includes:
- the rplL gene encoding 50S ribosomal protein L7/L12, with translation MTTQEFIEAIKSLTVLELNDLVKACEEEFGVSAAAGVVVAGPAAAAEVEEKTEFDVELTDCGPNKVKVIKVVREITGLGLKEAKDLVDGAPKMLKEAASKDEAADIKAKLEAEGAKVTVK
- the rplA gene encoding 50S ribosomal protein L1, with the translated sequence MKRGKKYAEAAKLIDRAVFYDADAAIGLVKKTAVAKFDETVEAHIRLGVDGRHADQQVRGAVVLPHGTGKTVKVLVFAKGDKLAEAEAAGADHVGGEELVPKIQNEGWIDFDVVVATPDMMGVVGRLGRVLGPKGLMPNPKAGTVTMDVAKAVKEIKAGKIEYRLDKTNIIHVPLGKASFSEDQLADNFQTLIGAINKAKPSAAKGQYLKSVTLSSTMGPGVKLNTAKLAQ
- the rplJ gene encoding 50S ribosomal protein L10 — encoded protein: MAKVELKQPIVEEIKGYVDQAKAIVAVDYRGLTVEEDTKLRKQLREAGVVYKVYKNTLLKRAFEGTVYESLVKHLEGPTAVAFGIEDATAPARIINDNIKTSPKLEFKAGVVDGSYYDEKGIQVIATIPSREVLISKLLGSLQSPVTNLARVLKQIAEKQSEVA
- the rpoB gene encoding DNA-directed RNA polymerase subunit beta, whose translation is MDKNRIRPIKVGNGVRMSYSRQKEVLEMPNLIEVQKDSYQWFLDEGLKEVFEDISPIEDYSGHLSLEFVDFALCEDDVKYSIEECKERDATYAAPLKVKVRLHNKENDEINEHDIFMGDLPLMTETGTFVINGAERVIVSQLVRSPGIYFAIGHDKIGKRLFSSTVIPNRGAWLEYETDSNDVFYVRVDRNRKVPITVLIRALGIGSNIEIQELFGEEPKILASITKDPSDNYQDGLLELYKKLRPGEPLSVESAESLINSMFFDPRRYDLAKVGRFKFNKKLALKNRVIGCTLAEDVVNKETGEIIAEAGTVISEDLAVEIQNAAVRSIMVQAEERNVKVLSSLMVDLNYYLDVDKKELGITEEVYYPALKNILDEYKNIEDIKTAIKRNIAELIPKHITKDDIIASINYNIHLEYGIGGSDDIDHLGNRRIRAVGELLQNQYRIGLSRMERVVRERMTTQDLEGVSPQSLINIKPVTAAVKEFFGSSQLSQFMDQHNPLGELTHKRRLSALGPGGLSRDRAGFEVRDVHYSHYGRMCPVETPEGPNIGLINSLASYARINEYGFIEAPYRKVDKTDPKNPRVTDEVVYLTADEEDKYVVAQANEPLDENGYFTDSNISGRFREETLEYPKSRIDLMDVSPKMVFSVATAMIPFLENDDANRALMGSNMQRQAVPLLITESPVVGTGIELKAAVDSGVCVVSEKAGVVEKSTSKEIIIKNSDGTKSNYKLLKFARSNQGTCINQRPIVVKGDKIDAGQVIADGPSTSNGELALGKNPLIGFMTWEGYNYEDAVLLSERLVQEDVYTSVHIEEYEAESRDTKLGPEEITRDVPGVGDDALKDLDERGIIRIGAEVRAGDILVGKVTPKGETELTAEERLLRAIFGEKAREVRDTSLRVPHGEYGIIVDAKVFTRENGDELSPGVNQTVRVYIAQKRKIQVGDKMAGRHGNKGVVSRVLPAEDMPFLPNGRPLDIVLNPLGVPSRMNIGQVLEIHLSLASKVLGFKVATPVFDGANEYDIMDTLELANDYVNTEWDEFYNKYKEVLDPEVMDYLENNKAYRDQWKGVPINRDGKVRLRDGRTGEYFDGAVTVGFMHYLKLHHLVDDKIHARSTGPYSLVTQQPLGGKAQFGGQRFGEMEVWALEAYGAAYTLQEILTVKSDDVTGRVKTYEAIIKGENISDPGIPESFKVLLKELQSLALDVIVLDENGHEIKMTENIDYGDGDLTPLIEGDNNFHYDEDYTEAGYRETTAEEEESFFDPFDEETVELTDLDDEDFEE
- the rplK gene encoding 50S ribosomal protein L11, giving the protein MAKKVTGYIKLQIPAAKATPAPPVGPALGQHGVNIVQFTKEFNARTADQEGMIIPVVITVYADRSFSFITKTPPAAILLKKACNLKSGSAVPNKTKVATITKAEVRKIAELKMPDLNAANIDTATSMIAGTARSMGITVVD